A stretch of the Filimonas lacunae genome encodes the following:
- a CDS encoding glycoside hydrolase family 88 protein, which translates to MRKISLLAAGLLSMMSWGSNAGMAQKVKKDKALLQQIDKNLSNGVAQYRVLKQNTPAGRFPKTWHSNKQSAETSTSEWWCSGFYPGTLLYLYKATGDTASYNEALLRLQSLEKEQYNTTTHDLGFMMFCSFGNANYVQPREKYKQILINSAKSLASRFNPVTGCIKSWDSKPGDFLVIIDNMMNLELLFWATHVTGDSSFYQIAVTHANTTMKNHFRHDYSSYHVVNYNAETGAVKEKKTAQGNADSSAWARGQAWGLYGYTVMYRETHDRKYLDQANHIASFILNHPNMPADKIPYWDFNAPGIPYALRDASAASVMASAFLELSKYVPAKTGSGYVHTAETMLRGLSSSHYQATGGANGGYMIQHCVGHMPNKTEIDVPLTYADYYFVEAMLRYKAL; encoded by the coding sequence ATGCGAAAGATCAGTTTGCTTGCAGCAGGGTTACTAAGTATGATGAGCTGGGGAAGTAATGCCGGCATGGCTCAGAAAGTAAAGAAAGACAAAGCGTTGTTACAGCAGATAGACAAAAACCTGTCTAATGGAGTAGCACAATACCGGGTGCTAAAGCAAAACACTCCGGCAGGCCGCTTTCCTAAAACCTGGCATAGCAATAAACAAAGTGCCGAAACCTCTACCAGTGAATGGTGGTGCAGTGGTTTTTATCCCGGCACTTTATTGTACCTGTATAAAGCTACCGGCGACACCGCTTCTTACAATGAAGCATTGCTTCGTTTACAGTCACTGGAAAAAGAACAGTACAACACTACTACGCACGACCTGGGTTTTATGATGTTTTGCAGTTTTGGTAATGCCAACTATGTACAGCCCCGGGAAAAATATAAACAGATACTCATCAACAGCGCCAAATCGCTGGCCAGCCGTTTTAACCCGGTTACGGGTTGTATTAAATCGTGGGACTCAAAGCCGGGCGACTTCCTGGTGATCATTGATAACATGATGAACCTGGAATTGCTGTTTTGGGCCACGCATGTAACAGGCGATTCTTCTTTTTACCAGATAGCGGTAACGCATGCCAACACTACTATGAAAAACCATTTTCGCCACGATTACAGCTCGTACCATGTAGTTAACTACAATGCAGAAACCGGTGCGGTAAAGGAAAAGAAAACAGCACAGGGGAATGCGGATTCTTCGGCCTGGGCCCGCGGACAGGCCTGGGGTTTATATGGCTATACGGTAATGTATCGCGAAACACACGATCGTAAATACCTGGACCAGGCCAATCATATTGCTTCTTTTATACTGAACCATCCGAATATGCCCGCCGATAAAATTCCTTACTGGGATTTTAATGCACCTGGCATTCCCTATGCCTTGCGTGATGCTTCTGCCGCCAGCGTGATGGCTTCGGCATTTTTAGAATTAAGCAAGTACGTGCCGGCCAAAACAGGCAGCGGATATGTACATACAGCGGAAACCATGTTGCGCGGCTTGTCTTCTTCGCATTACCAGGCTACCGGTGGCGCTAATGGTGGATATATGATTCAGCATTGTGTAGGGCATATGCCTAACAAAACCGAGATAGATGTGCCACTTACTTATGCCGATTATTATTTTGTAGAAGCCATGTTACGTTATAAAGCATTATGA